One window from the genome of Leptospira johnsonii encodes:
- the rpsL gene encoding 30S ribosomal protein S12 has protein sequence MPTISQLIRHGRKKQVNKSKSPALKSSPQRRGVCTKVTTFTPKKPNSALRKVARVRLTTGIEVTAYIPGEGHNLQEHNVVLIRGGRVKDLPGVRYHIIRGTLDTLGIDKRRKSRSKYGTKKPKA, from the coding sequence ATGCCTACAATTAGCCAACTTATACGTCATGGCAGGAAGAAACAGGTTAACAAATCTAAATCTCCTGCATTAAAAAGTTCCCCCCAACGTCGGGGAGTTTGCACGAAGGTGACTACCTTCACACCGAAAAAACCGAACTCGGCTTTAAGAAAAGTCGCAAGGGTTCGTTTAACAACCGGTATCGAAGTGACCGCTTATATTCCCGGTGAGGGACATAACCTGCAAGAGCACAACGTTGTTCTGATCCGCGGGGGAAGGGTAAAAGACCTTCCAGGGGTTCGTTATCATATTATCCGTGGTACCTTGGATACTCTCGGTATCGACAAACGTCGTAAGAGTCGTTCTAAATACGGAACGAAAAAACCTAAGGCGTAA
- the rpoC gene encoding DNA-directed RNA polymerase subunit beta' — protein sequence MRSNNDFESITIRLASPERIKEWSYGEVKKPETINYRTLKPERDGLFCEKIFGTTKDWECYCGKFKSIRYKGVVCDKCGVEVTHSKVRRERMGHIELAAPVSHIWYYRSVPSRMGLLLDMTINQLKSVLYFEKYVIIDPADTGRNRGELIDEEEYHAYLDEYGDKFVAGIGADAIKELLSRIDVDAEARIIRQKIQEKEKISDKRILKRLEVLEAFRDSGNRPEWMVLDVVPVIPPELRPMVQLEGGRFATSDLNDLYRRVINRNNRLKRLLALKAPEIIVRNEKRMLQEAVDALFDNSRRKRTVKGKGNRPLKSISDMLKGKQGRFRQNLLGKRVDYSGRSVIVVGPELKYHEMGLPKKMALELFKPFIMKRLVDLDLAPNIKSAKKKVEAEEKEVFDVLETVVKEHPVMLNRAPTLHRLGIQAFLPVLVEGKAIKLHPLVCHAFNADFDGDQMAIHVPLTPKAQLEVWMLMLSPHNILNPANGHPICGPTQDIVLGIYYLTSELPTEAGVPLKSFANLDEVTYAIDRGVIEYRTKISVLHQGKILETTAGRLIFNTVLPEGYPYVNRALSDKETNRIIAEVYEKYGPAQTVLMLDDIKKLGYRYATIFSPTISIEDIRVSPGKVTLVGDANKEVERADGEYRKGIITNEERKKKVIEIWTKTNDLITDSMFKELEKDKGGYNPVFIMAASGARGSKQQIRQLAGMRGLMAKPSGEIIELAIRSNFREGLSVLEFFISTHGARKGLADTALKTADAGYLTRRLVDISQDVIVAEEDCGTEECITLGTVKEGENVIVSLSDRVFGRYTSEDIVDPVTESVVYPKGSLITREVGQKLENLGYEKIKVRSPLTCEARWGICIKCYGMDMARLTPAEIGEAVGTIAAQSIGQPGTQLTMRTFHIGGAASAKVQEKEHKVGYRAIVNSINGRTLQTTDRGLIFSRRGSIVVQRLIQQFNSSDLTNLRVENGQKVDKGELVATLASGENVTSEAPGTVKIADGLFRILGEEAVVPVKTSTTLNVKVGQITEANQALGEFDPFNEIGVTEIEGIASWVDLEVGKNVRRDEDVKTSNVNYKVIEQRREKLVPRVVVTSGGSKEEYLVPVDAIISIQNGDKVKAGDILFKIPTVAEKTRDITGGLPRVDELFEARRPKDATTLAETDGKIEDNGEIVKEKRVLYIVPDNEELDKVKVTIPIGKQLRVRHGDFVKRGDQLDDGNLDPHDILRVKGVTALQVYLVQEVQEVYRLQGVHINDKHIEVVVRQMMRKVLITDSGDTSFVNQQQVDRFVFMEENRRVIAEGGSPAQCVPILLGLTKASLNTESFFSAASFQETTKVLTDAAIKGKTDNLAGLKENVIIGHMIPAGTGMRKYRDVAVFKETYGDLDRPLEVEEEEIPMAIPEDNEN from the coding sequence ATGAGATCCAATAACGATTTTGAATCAATAACAATCAGATTAGCGTCTCCGGAAAGGATCAAAGAATGGTCTTACGGAGAAGTAAAAAAACCTGAGACAATCAACTACCGTACTCTGAAGCCCGAGAGAGACGGTCTTTTCTGTGAGAAAATTTTCGGAACTACTAAGGACTGGGAATGTTACTGCGGAAAATTCAAGTCCATCCGTTACAAGGGTGTGGTTTGCGACAAATGTGGCGTTGAGGTAACTCACTCCAAAGTTCGTCGTGAGCGTATGGGTCATATCGAACTCGCAGCACCGGTTTCTCATATCTGGTACTATCGTTCCGTTCCTTCCAGAATGGGACTTCTCTTGGACATGACCATCAATCAGCTCAAGAGCGTTCTTTATTTCGAAAAATACGTGATCATCGATCCGGCTGATACCGGAAGAAATCGTGGTGAACTTATCGACGAAGAAGAATATCACGCTTACCTAGACGAATACGGCGACAAGTTTGTTGCAGGTATCGGTGCTGATGCGATCAAAGAACTCCTTTCTCGTATCGACGTTGACGCAGAAGCTCGTATCATTCGCCAAAAGATCCAAGAAAAAGAAAAGATTTCCGATAAAAGAATTCTGAAACGTTTGGAAGTATTAGAAGCTTTCCGCGATTCAGGAAACCGTCCTGAATGGATGGTTCTAGACGTGGTTCCGGTCATTCCACCTGAACTTCGTCCAATGGTTCAGTTGGAAGGTGGACGTTTTGCTACCTCCGACTTGAACGACTTATATCGTCGTGTTATCAACAGAAACAACCGTCTAAAACGCCTTCTCGCGTTAAAAGCTCCTGAGATCATCGTTCGTAACGAAAAACGTATGCTCCAAGAAGCGGTTGACGCGTTATTCGATAATAGCCGCCGCAAACGTACCGTAAAAGGTAAGGGGAACAGACCTCTAAAATCCATTTCAGACATGTTGAAAGGAAAGCAGGGACGTTTCCGCCAAAACCTACTCGGTAAGCGTGTGGACTACTCCGGTCGTTCCGTGATCGTAGTCGGCCCAGAGCTGAAATACCATGAGATGGGTCTTCCTAAGAAGATGGCTCTCGAACTATTTAAGCCTTTTATAATGAAACGTTTGGTGGATCTGGACCTGGCTCCAAACATCAAATCCGCTAAGAAAAAAGTAGAAGCGGAAGAGAAAGAAGTTTTCGACGTTCTGGAAACAGTAGTGAAAGAGCACCCGGTCATGTTGAACCGTGCTCCTACTCTTCACCGTTTAGGGATCCAAGCATTCCTTCCGGTCCTTGTAGAAGGAAAAGCGATCAAACTTCACCCTCTTGTATGTCATGCATTCAACGCTGACTTTGACGGGGACCAGATGGCGATCCACGTTCCACTGACTCCAAAAGCTCAGTTGGAAGTATGGATGCTCATGCTTTCTCCTCACAATATCCTGAACCCTGCGAACGGTCACCCGATCTGCGGACCTACTCAGGATATCGTACTCGGAATTTATTATCTAACTTCTGAACTTCCAACCGAAGCAGGAGTTCCTCTTAAATCATTCGCGAACCTGGACGAGGTTACTTACGCGATCGATAGAGGGGTAATCGAGTATAGAACTAAAATTTCCGTTCTTCACCAAGGAAAGATTCTGGAGACAACTGCAGGTCGTTTGATCTTCAATACGGTTCTTCCGGAAGGATATCCTTATGTGAACCGTGCGCTCTCTGATAAAGAGACCAACAGGATCATTGCGGAAGTTTATGAGAAATACGGACCGGCTCAAACCGTTCTAATGTTGGACGATATTAAGAAATTAGGATATCGTTATGCAACAATCTTCAGCCCGACTATCTCCATCGAAGACATTAGAGTGTCTCCGGGTAAAGTTACTTTAGTTGGCGATGCTAACAAAGAAGTAGAAAGAGCCGACGGAGAATATCGTAAAGGTATTATCACCAACGAAGAACGTAAGAAAAAAGTGATCGAGATCTGGACTAAGACCAACGACCTCATCACTGATTCCATGTTCAAAGAATTGGAAAAAGACAAGGGCGGATATAACCCTGTCTTCATTATGGCTGCTTCCGGAGCTCGTGGATCTAAACAACAGATCCGTCAGTTGGCTGGTATGCGCGGTTTGATGGCGAAACCTTCCGGTGAGATCATCGAATTAGCGATCCGTTCTAACTTCCGCGAGGGGTTAAGCGTTCTTGAATTCTTTATCTCCACTCACGGTGCACGTAAAGGTCTTGCGGATACCGCGTTAAAAACTGCGGACGCGGGTTACCTGACTCGTCGTTTGGTGGATATTTCCCAAGACGTTATCGTTGCAGAGGAAGATTGCGGAACGGAAGAGTGTATTACTCTTGGAACCGTAAAAGAAGGAGAGAACGTTATCGTTTCTCTAAGCGACCGTGTATTCGGACGTTACACTTCTGAGGACATCGTTGACCCGGTTACTGAAAGTGTGGTTTACCCTAAAGGATCTTTGATCACAAGAGAAGTAGGACAAAAACTGGAGAACCTTGGTTACGAAAAAATCAAAGTTCGTTCTCCTTTAACCTGCGAAGCTCGTTGGGGAATCTGTATTAAATGTTACGGAATGGATATGGCTCGTCTGACTCCTGCGGAGATCGGAGAAGCAGTAGGAACCATCGCAGCTCAGTCAATCGGTCAGCCTGGAACTCAGCTTACAATGAGAACATTCCACATCGGTGGTGCAGCTTCCGCAAAAGTACAAGAGAAGGAACACAAGGTAGGATATCGCGCGATCGTAAATTCTATCAACGGTAGAACTTTACAAACTACTGATAGAGGTTTGATCTTCTCTCGTCGTGGATCCATCGTAGTACAAAGATTGATCCAACAGTTCAATTCTTCCGACCTAACCAACCTTAGAGTTGAAAACGGACAGAAAGTGGATAAAGGAGAGTTGGTTGCAACTCTTGCTTCCGGAGAGAACGTAACTTCCGAAGCTCCAGGAACAGTAAAGATCGCAGACGGACTCTTCAGAATTCTGGGAGAAGAAGCGGTTGTTCCTGTAAAAACTTCTACCACTCTGAACGTAAAAGTCGGACAGATCACTGAAGCAAACCAAGCATTAGGAGAATTCGACCCGTTCAACGAGATCGGTGTTACTGAAATTGAAGGAATCGCCTCTTGGGTGGATCTGGAAGTCGGTAAGAACGTTCGTAGGGACGAGGACGTTAAAACCTCTAACGTTAATTATAAAGTGATAGAGCAACGTCGTGAGAAGCTAGTTCCGAGAGTCGTTGTGACTTCCGGAGGAAGCAAAGAAGAATATCTGGTACCTGTTGATGCGATCATCTCCATTCAAAATGGGGATAAAGTAAAAGCAGGAGATATTCTCTTCAAAATCCCAACCGTTGCCGAAAAGACCCGGGATATTACCGGTGGTCTTCCAAGGGTAGACGAACTTTTCGAAGCTCGTCGTCCAAAAGACGCGACTACTCTTGCGGAAACCGACGGTAAGATTGAAGATAACGGAGAGATCGTAAAAGAAAAACGAGTTCTCTATATCGTTCCGGACAACGAAGAACTGGATAAAGTAAAAGTAACTATTCCGATCGGAAAACAATTACGCGTTCGTCACGGGGACTTCGTTAAACGAGGAGACCAGTTAGACGACGGAAACCTGGATCCACACGATATCTTGAGAGTAAAGGGTGTTACTGCACTCCAAGTATATTTAGTGCAAGAGGTCCAAGAGGTTTACAGACTACAAGGGGTGCATATCAACGATAAGCATATCGAAGTAGTCGTTCGTCAGATGATGCGTAAAGTTTTAATCACCGATTCCGGAGATACTTCTTTCGTAAACCAACAGCAAGTTGACCGTTTTGTTTTCATGGAAGAAAACAGAAGGGTAATTGCAGAAGGTGGATCTCCTGCGCAATGCGTTCCGATCCTATTAGGTTTAACGAAAGCATCTTTGAATACAGAGTCGTTCTTCTCGGCTGCTTCCTTCCAGGAAACAACCAAGGTGCTAACTGACGCTGCAATCAAAGGAAAGACCGATAACTTAGCGGGACTTAAAGAGAACGTAATCATCGGTCACATGATCCCTGCTGGAACCGGAATGAGAAAATATCGCGACGTCGCGGTGTTTAAAGAAACTTACGGGGATCTAGATCGTCCTCTGGAAGTGGAAGAGGAAGAAATTCCGATGGCCATACCGGAAGACAACGAGAATTAA